In Neosynechococcus sphagnicola sy1, the genomic stretch AATTAGAAAGTTATGCGGTGGATTTAGCGAACCTGCTAGACGCACTGCATATTCCGCAGGTATATCTCAATGCTCACTCGGCTGGGGCTTCCATTGCCGTTTTCTTTTTAAATCTCTATCCACAGCGGATCAAACGAGCCATCCTCACCTGTAGCGGTATTTTTGAGTACGATGAACCGGCGTTTCAAGCCTTCTATCGATTTGGGGGATATGTGGTTAAGTTCCGCCCCCGGTGGTTATCTCAATTACCCTTTGTCGATCGGCTGTTTATGCAACGTTTTCTCCACCGTCCCCTAGCGGGGGCCATTAGCCAAGCCTTTTTAGAGGATTTTCTCGTAGCGGATTACCCAGCAGCTCTGGGAACTATTTTTACCTGTGTCAGCAAACGAGCCACGGAAGTCATGCCGTTGGAGTTTGCCCGATTGACAGTGTCGACGCTGCTGGTGGCCGGAAGTTGTGACATCATCATTCCAGCCGAGATGGGACGTCAAGCTGCCGCTTTAAGTTCAATGGTAGAGTTTGTAGAAATTCCTGACACGGCTCACTTCCCCATGCTGGAAGATGCTGAGACTTACCTGAAAGTGGTTCGTCATTTCTTGCAGGCCTAGCACTGGGGAAAAGCTAGGTTAAAAAATTACAAAATTGGCGTTGCTGATATTGGCGATCGTCTGAGTGTTCAACGTTGCGAACAAGGTTTCATCACCCGTTGATGTATTGGAGCTGGTTGGATCGTAGTAAATCAACACATTTGCACCAGACGTAACCGCCAACAACGCTGCACTAGAGATACTGCCATTGGCTAAATAGGCTGCTGTA encodes the following:
- a CDS encoding alpha/beta fold hydrolase, coding for MVRGGSARYWESTAIALTDRFDCLLYDLRGFGRSSVNFMGADGTASLPETTQSYELESYAVDLANLLDALHIPQVYLNAHSAGASIAVFFLNLYPQRIKRAILTCSGIFEYDEPAFQAFYRFGGYVVKFRPRWLSQLPFVDRLFMQRFLHRPLAGAISQAFLEDFLVADYPAALGTIFTCVSKRATEVMPLEFARLTVSTLLVAGSCDIIIPAEMGRQAAALSSMVEFVEIPDTAHFPMLEDAETYLKVVRHFLQA